The Streptomyces europaeiscabiei genome window below encodes:
- the atpB gene encoding F0F1 ATP synthase subunit A has product MSDNGCGFPAPGLHSFLFKPIATVGGFEFNKVMLLALITTLLVITFFTLAFGKAKVVPGKLQMIGEAGYDFVRRGIVYETLGRREGEKYVPLMVSLFFFIWLMNIWSVIPLAQFPVSSIIAYPMVLALIVYVVWVSLTFKKHGFVGFFKNVTGYDKSLGPVLPLVVIIEFFSNLLVRPFTHAVRLFANMFAGHLMLVMFTVASWYLLNSWMIPAAGVSFIMTIVMILFELFVQAVQAYVFVLLACSYIQGALAEHH; this is encoded by the coding sequence ATGTCCGACAACGGCTGTGGCTTCCCGGCTCCGGGCCTGCACTCGTTCCTCTTCAAGCCGATCGCCACGGTCGGCGGGTTCGAGTTCAACAAGGTGATGCTGCTCGCGCTGATCACCACCCTCCTGGTGATCACCTTCTTCACCCTCGCCTTCGGCAAGGCGAAGGTGGTCCCGGGCAAGCTGCAGATGATCGGCGAGGCGGGCTACGACTTCGTACGCCGCGGAATCGTCTACGAGACGCTGGGCCGGCGCGAGGGCGAGAAGTACGTCCCGCTCATGGTCTCGCTGTTCTTCTTCATCTGGCTCATGAACATCTGGTCCGTGATTCCGCTGGCACAGTTCCCGGTGTCGTCGATCATCGCCTACCCGATGGTCCTGGCCCTGATCGTCTACGTGGTCTGGGTCTCGCTGACCTTCAAGAAGCACGGCTTCGTCGGCTTCTTCAAGAACGTCACCGGTTACGACAAGTCGCTCGGCCCGGTGCTGCCCCTCGTGGTGATCATCGAGTTCTTCTCGAACCTGCTGGTCCGTCCGTTCACCCACGCGGTGCGACTGTTCGCCAACATGTTCGCCGGCCACCTGATGCTGGTCATGTTCACCGTTGCCTCCTGGTACCTGCTGAACAGCTGGATGATCCCGGCGGCCGGTGTCTCCTTCATCATGACCATCGTCATGATCCTCTTCGAGCTCTTCGTGCAGGCCGTCCAGGCGTACGTCTTCGTGCTCCTCGCCTGCTCGTACATCCAGGGCGCGCTCGCCGAGCACCACTGA
- the atpE gene encoding ATP synthase F0 subunit C, whose amino-acid sequence MAALETLAAVDGNIGSIGYGLAAIGPGVGVGIIFGNGTQALARQPEAAGLIRANQILGFAFCEALALIGIVMPFVYN is encoded by the coding sequence ATGGCTGCCCTTGAGACCCTCGCCGCTGTCGACGGCAACATCGGCTCCATCGGCTACGGCCTCGCCGCCATCGGCCCCGGCGTCGGCGTCGGCATCATCTTCGGTAACGGCACCCAGGCGCTGGCCCGTCAGCCCGAGGCCGCCGGCCTGATCCGTGCCAACCAGATCCTCGGCTTCGCCTTCTGTGAGGCGCTCGCCCTCATCGGCATCGTCATGCCGTTCGTCTACAACTGA
- a CDS encoding F0F1 ATP synthase subunit B codes for MIANLVQLAAGEEQNPLIPPGPELLVGAIAFAIVFFFFWKKALPNINKVLEERREAIEGGIEEADRMKVEAQSVLEQYKAQLAEARHEAARLRQEAQEQGATLIAEMRAEGQRQREEIIAAGHSQLEADRKAASSALRQDVGKLATDLAGKLVGESLEDHARQSRVIDRFLDDLEEKAEATR; via the coding sequence GTGATCGCCAACCTGGTACAGCTGGCGGCCGGGGAAGAGCAGAACCCGCTCATCCCCCCGGGCCCCGAGCTGCTTGTGGGCGCCATCGCCTTCGCCATCGTCTTCTTCTTCTTCTGGAAGAAGGCGCTCCCGAACATCAACAAGGTTCTGGAAGAGCGCCGCGAGGCGATCGAGGGCGGTATCGAAGAGGCCGACCGTATGAAGGTCGAGGCCCAGAGCGTTCTTGAGCAGTACAAGGCTCAGCTCGCCGAGGCCCGGCACGAGGCCGCGCGTCTGCGCCAGGAGGCGCAGGAGCAGGGTGCCACGCTCATCGCCGAGATGCGGGCCGAGGGCCAGCGGCAGCGCGAGGAGATCATCGCCGCCGGTCACTCGCAGCTCGAGGCCGACCGCAAGGCCGCCTCTTCGGCCCTGCGTCAGGACGTGGGCAAGCTCGCCACCGACCTGGCCGGCAAGCTCGTCGGTGAGTCCCTGGAGGACCACGCCCGGCAGAGCCGTGTGATCGACCGGTTCCTCGACGACCTCGAGGAGAAGGCCGAGGCCACGCGATGA
- a CDS encoding F0F1 ATP synthase subunit delta: MNGASREALAAARERLDALTDSTSVDAARLADELAAVTALLDREVSLRRVLTDPAQSGEAKAELVGRILGGQVGATTADLVSGLVRSRWSQPRDLVDALEQLAAVADLTAAQQSGTLDDVEDELFRFGRIVASNTGLRSALTDRAAGASAKGELLSSLLGGRAKATTERLVTRLVTAPRGRSLEAGLESLSKLAAERRSRMVAVVTSAVPLSDPQKRRLGAALAKLYGRAMHLNLDVDPGVLGGIRVQVGDEVINGSISDRLEDAGRRLAS, from the coding sequence ATGAACGGAGCGAGCCGCGAGGCCCTGGCAGCCGCACGTGAGCGTCTCGACGCGCTGACGGACTCCACGTCCGTGGACGCGGCGAGGCTCGCCGACGAGCTGGCCGCCGTCACCGCGCTGCTCGACCGCGAGGTGTCGCTGCGTCGGGTCCTCACCGACCCGGCGCAGTCCGGCGAGGCCAAGGCCGAGCTGGTCGGCCGCATCCTCGGCGGCCAGGTCGGCGCGACCACCGCCGACCTGGTGTCCGGTCTGGTGCGTTCCCGCTGGTCGCAGCCCCGCGACCTGGTGGACGCGCTGGAGCAGCTGGCCGCCGTCGCCGACCTCACCGCCGCGCAGCAGTCGGGCACGCTCGACGACGTCGAGGACGAGCTGTTCCGGTTCGGCCGGATCGTCGCCTCGAACACCGGACTGCGGTCCGCGCTGACCGACCGTGCCGCAGGCGCCTCGGCCAAGGGCGAGCTGCTGAGCAGCCTGCTCGGCGGCCGCGCCAAGGCCACCACCGAGCGTCTGGTGACGCGACTGGTGACCGCGCCGCGTGGACGTAGCCTGGAAGCGGGACTCGAGTCCCTGTCCAAGCTCGCCGCCGAGCGCCGGAGCCGCATGGTCGCCGTCGTCACCTCGGCGGTCCCGCTGAGCGATCCGCAGAAGCGACGCCTCGGCGCCGCCCTCGCGAAGCTCTACGGCCGCGCCATGCACCTCAACCTCGACGTGGACCCGGGCGTCCTCGGCGGGATCCGGGTCCAGGTCGGCGACGAGGTCATCAACGGCTCGATCTCGGACCGACTCGAGGACGCCGGCCGCCGACTGGCGAGCTAG
- the atpA gene encoding F0F1 ATP synthase subunit alpha produces the protein MAELTIRPEEIRDALENFVQSYKPDAASREEVGTVTLAGDGIAKVEGLPSAMANELLKFEDGTLGLALNLEEREIGAIVLGEFSGIEEGQPVTRTGEVLSVAVGEGYLGRVVDPLGNPIDGLGEIETSGRRALELQAPGVMARKSVHEPMETGYKAVDAMTPVGRGQRQLIIGDRQTGKTALAVDTIINQRDNWRSGDVNKQVRCVYVAIGQKGSTIASVRGALEEAGALEYTTIVAAPASDPAGFKYLAPYTGSAIGQQWMYEGKHVLIIFDDLSKQADAYRAVSLLLRRPPGREAYPGDVFYLHSRLLERCAKLSDDLGAGSMTGLPIVETKANDVSAFIPTNVISITDGQCFLESDLFNAGQRPALNVGISVSRVGGSAQHKAMKQVSGRLRLDLAQYRELEAFAAFGSDLDAASKSQLERGQRLVELLKQAQYQPMPTEDQVVSVWAGTTGKMDDVPVSDVRRFEKELLEYLHRKEQGLMTSIKEGGKMSDDTLTAVADAIAEFKKQFETSDGKLLGEDAPAAVNVSK, from the coding sequence ATGGCGGAGCTCACGATCCGGCCGGAGGAGATCCGGGACGCGCTGGAGAACTTCGTCCAGTCGTACAAGCCGGACGCGGCCTCGCGCGAGGAGGTCGGTACGGTCACCCTTGCCGGCGACGGCATCGCGAAGGTCGAGGGTCTTCCCTCGGCCATGGCCAACGAACTGCTGAAGTTCGAGGACGGCACCCTCGGCCTCGCGCTCAACCTGGAAGAGCGCGAGATCGGCGCCATCGTCCTCGGTGAGTTCAGCGGCATCGAGGAGGGCCAGCCGGTCACCCGTACCGGCGAGGTCCTGTCGGTCGCCGTGGGCGAGGGCTACCTCGGCCGCGTCGTCGACCCGCTCGGCAACCCGATCGACGGCCTCGGCGAGATCGAGACGTCCGGCCGCCGTGCCCTGGAGCTGCAGGCTCCGGGCGTCATGGCCCGTAAGTCGGTGCACGAGCCGATGGAGACCGGCTACAAGGCCGTCGACGCCATGACCCCGGTCGGCCGCGGCCAGCGTCAGCTGATCATCGGTGACCGCCAGACCGGCAAGACCGCCCTGGCCGTCGACACGATCATCAACCAGCGCGACAACTGGCGTTCCGGTGACGTGAACAAGCAGGTCCGCTGCGTCTACGTCGCCATCGGCCAGAAGGGCTCGACCATCGCCTCCGTGCGTGGCGCCCTCGAAGAGGCCGGCGCGCTGGAGTACACGACCATCGTCGCCGCCCCGGCGTCCGACCCGGCCGGCTTCAAGTACCTGGCGCCGTACACCGGTTCGGCCATCGGTCAGCAGTGGATGTACGAGGGCAAGCACGTCCTCATCATCTTCGACGACCTTTCGAAGCAGGCCGACGCCTACCGCGCCGTGTCGCTGCTGCTGCGCCGCCCGCCGGGCCGCGAGGCCTACCCGGGCGACGTCTTCTACCTGCACTCCCGTCTGCTGGAGCGCTGCGCGAAGCTCTCCGACGACCTGGGCGCCGGCTCGATGACCGGTCTGCCGATCGTCGAGACGAAGGCCAACGACGTCTCGGCGTTCATCCCGACCAACGTCATCTCCATCACCGACGGCCAGTGCTTCCTGGAGTCGGACCTCTTCAACGCCGGTCAGCGCCCCGCGCTGAACGTCGGTATCTCCGTCTCCCGAGTCGGTGGTTCCGCGCAGCACAAGGCGATGAAGCAGGTTTCCGGCCGTCTGCGCCTCGACCTCGCCCAGTACCGTGAGCTGGAGGCGTTCGCCGCCTTCGGTTCCGACCTGGACGCCGCGTCGAAGTCGCAGCTGGAGCGCGGTCAGCGACTGGTCGAGCTGCTCAAGCAGGCTCAGTACCAGCCGATGCCGACCGAGGACCAGGTCGTCTCCGTGTGGGCCGGTACCACCGGCAAGATGGACGACGTACCGGTCTCCGACGTGCGCCGCTTCGAGAAGGAGCTGCTGGAGTACCTGCACCGCAAGGAGCAGGGCCTCATGACCTCCATCAAGGAGGGCGGCAAGATGTCGGACGACACCCTCACCGCTGTTGCCGACGCGATCGCCGAGTTCAAGAAGCAGTTCGAGACCTCGGACGGCAAGCTGCTCGGCGAGGACGCTCCGGCGGCCGTCAACGTCTCCAAGTGA
- a CDS encoding F0F1 ATP synthase subunit gamma → MGAQLRVYKRRIRSVTATKKITKAMEMIAASRVVKAQRKVAASTPYATELTRAVTAVGTGSNTKHPLTTEAETATRSAVLLLTSDRGLAGAFNSNAIKVAEQLTARLEAEGKEVDTYIVGRRGLAHYNFRERKVVESWSGFTDEPSYADAKKVAGPLIEAIEKETADGGVDELHIVFTEFVSMMTQTALDDRLLPLSLDEVAKESAPKGEILPLYDFEPSAEDVLDALLPRYVESRIYNAMLQSAASKHAATRRAMKSATDNAGDLINTLSRLANAARQAEITQEISEIVGGSAALADATAGSDR, encoded by the coding sequence ATGGGAGCCCAGCTCCGGGTCTACAAGCGTCGCATCCGATCCGTCACCGCGACCAAGAAGATCACCAAGGCGATGGAGATGATCGCCGCCTCGCGCGTCGTCAAGGCGCAGCGCAAGGTGGCGGCCTCCACGCCGTACGCGACCGAGCTCACCCGCGCGGTCACGGCGGTCGGTACCGGTTCGAACACCAAGCACCCGCTGACCACGGAGGCGGAGACGGCGACCCGTTCCGCGGTGCTGCTCCTCACGAGCGACCGCGGACTGGCCGGCGCCTTCAACTCCAACGCCATCAAGGTCGCCGAGCAGCTCACGGCACGCCTTGAGGCGGAGGGCAAGGAGGTCGACACGTACATCGTCGGCCGCCGCGGTCTGGCCCACTACAACTTCCGCGAGCGCAAGGTCGTGGAATCGTGGTCGGGCTTCACCGACGAGCCCAGCTACGCGGACGCGAAGAAGGTCGCGGGTCCGCTGATCGAGGCCATCGAGAAGGAGACGGCGGACGGCGGCGTGGACGAGCTCCACATCGTCTTCACCGAGTTCGTCTCGATGATGACGCAGACGGCGCTCGACGACCGTCTGCTGCCGCTCAGCCTCGACGAGGTGGCGAAGGAGTCGGCGCCGAAGGGCGAGATCCTTCCGCTGTACGACTTCGAGCCGTCGGCGGAGGACGTCCTCGACGCCCTGCTGCCGCGCTACGTCGAGAGCCGTATCTACAACGCGATGCTCCAGTCGGCTGCCTCCAAGCACGCCGCCACGCGCCGCGCGATGAAGTCGGCGACCGACAACGCGGGAGACTTGATCAACACGCTCTCCCGTCTTGCCAACGCGGCCCGCCAGGCCGAAATCACCCAGGAAATCAGCGAGATCGTCGGTGGCTCCGCAGCCCTGGCCGACGCGACCGCGGGGAGTGACAGGTAA
- the atpD gene encoding F0F1 ATP synthase subunit beta, whose product MTTTVETAVATGRVARVIGPVVDVEFPVDAMPEIYNALHVEISDPAEAGKKKTLTLEVAQHLGDGLVRTISMQPTDGLVRQAAVTDTGTGISVPVGDFTKGKVFNTLGEVLNTDEQYDGERWTIHRKAPNFDELESKTEMFETGVKVIDLLTPYVKGGKIGLFGGAGVGKTVLIQEMIYRVANNHDGVSVFAGVGERTREGNDLIEEMAESGVIDKTALVFGQMDEPPGTRLRVALAGLTMAEYFRDVQKQDVLFFIDNIFRFTQAGSEVSTLLGRMPSAVGYQPNLADEMGLLQERITSTRGHSITSMQAIYVPADDLTDPAPATTFAHLDATTVLSRPISEKGIYPAVDPLDSTSRILDPRYIAADHYNTAMRVKTVLQKYKDLQDIIAILGIDELGEEDKLTVHRARRVERFLSQNTHVAKQFTGVDGSDVPLEESITAFNAIIDGEYDHFPEQAFFLCGGIEDLKKNAKELGVS is encoded by the coding sequence ATGACGACGACAGTTGAGACGGCCGTTGCCACGGGCCGCGTCGCCCGGGTCATCGGCCCGGTCGTCGACGTGGAATTCCCCGTCGACGCCATGCCGGAGATCTACAACGCCCTTCACGTCGAGATCTCCGACCCGGCCGAGGCCGGCAAGAAGAAGACGCTGACCCTGGAGGTCGCCCAGCACCTGGGTGACGGCCTGGTCCGCACGATCTCGATGCAGCCCACCGACGGTCTGGTCCGCCAGGCCGCGGTCACCGACACCGGCACGGGTATCTCCGTCCCGGTCGGCGACTTCACCAAGGGCAAGGTGTTCAACACCCTCGGTGAGGTGCTGAACACCGACGAGCAGTACGACGGCGAGCGCTGGACCATCCACCGCAAGGCCCCCAACTTCGACGAGCTCGAGTCGAAGACCGAGATGTTCGAGACCGGCGTCAAGGTCATCGACCTTCTCACCCCGTACGTCAAGGGTGGAAAGATCGGCCTGTTCGGCGGTGCCGGAGTCGGCAAGACGGTGCTCATCCAGGAGATGATCTACCGCGTCGCCAACAACCACGACGGTGTCTCCGTGTTCGCCGGTGTCGGTGAGCGCACCCGTGAGGGCAACGACCTCATCGAGGAGATGGCGGAGTCGGGCGTCATCGACAAGACCGCCCTGGTCTTCGGTCAGATGGACGAGCCTCCGGGCACCCGTCTGCGCGTGGCCCTGGCCGGTCTGACCATGGCGGAGTACTTCCGCGATGTGCAGAAGCAGGACGTGCTGTTCTTCATCGACAACATCTTCCGCTTCACCCAGGCCGGTTCCGAGGTCTCGACCCTGCTCGGCCGTATGCCCTCCGCGGTGGGTTACCAGCCGAACCTGGCCGACGAGATGGGTCTCCTCCAGGAGCGCATCACCTCGACCCGTGGTCACTCGATCACCTCGATGCAGGCGATCTACGTCCCCGCGGACGACCTGACCGACCCGGCCCCGGCCACCACCTTCGCCCACCTCGACGCGACGACGGTTCTCTCCCGTCCGATCTCCGAGAAGGGCATCTACCCGGCCGTGGACCCGCTGGACTCCACGTCCCGCATCCTGGACCCCCGCTACATCGCGGCGGACCACTACAACACCGCGATGCGCGTCAAGACGGTCCTGCAGAAGTACAAGGACCTCCAGGACATCATCGCGATCCTCGGTATCGACGAGCTGGGCGAGGAGGACAAGCTCACCGTCCACCGTGCCCGTCGCGTGGAGCGCTTCCTGTCCCAGAACACCCACGTCGCCAAGCAGTTCACCGGCGTCGACGGGTCGGACGTCCCGCTGGAGGAGTCGATCACCGCGTTCAACGCGATCATCGACGGCGAGTACGACCACTTCCCGGAGCAGGCGTTCTTCCTGTGCGGTGGTATCGAGGACCTGAAGAAGAACGCGAAGGAGCTCGGCGTCTCCTGA
- a CDS encoding F0F1 ATP synthase subunit epsilon, with the protein MAAELHVALVAADREVWSGQATLVVARTTSGDIGVMPGHQPLLGVLESGPVTIRTSEGGTVVVAVHGGFISFADDKLSLLAEVAELADEIDVQGAERELERAKAAGDAAAERRADVRLRTAAAR; encoded by the coding sequence TTGGCTGCTGAGCTGCACGTCGCGCTGGTCGCGGCCGACCGAGAGGTCTGGTCGGGCCAGGCCACCCTGGTCGTCGCCCGTACCACGTCCGGCGACATCGGCGTCATGCCCGGTCACCAGCCGCTGCTCGGTGTGCTGGAGTCGGGCCCCGTGACCATCCGTACGAGTGAGGGCGGCACCGTCGTCGTCGCCGTGCACGGCGGTTTCATCTCGTTCGCGGACGACAAGCTGTCCCTGCTGGCCGAGGTCGCCGAGCTGGCCGACGAGATCGACGTCCAGGGCGCGGAGCGAGAGCTGGAGCGCGCGAAGGCGGCGGGCGACGCCGCCGCCGAGCGCCGCGCGGATGTACGACTGCGTACGGCGGCGGCGCGCTGA
- a CDS encoding DUF2550 domain-containing protein, which yields MVLALTVCGSVIALVVVGLFVFGLRRRLIQRSGGTFDCSLRWDAPEKPGSDENGKGWGYGVARYNGDRIVWYRVFSYSPRPRRVLERSAIEVAGRRTPEGEEELALLSDAVILACLHRGTRLELAMSDDALTGFLAWLEAAPPGQRVNVA from the coding sequence ATGGTCCTCGCTCTGACTGTGTGCGGGTCGGTGATCGCGCTCGTGGTGGTGGGGCTCTTCGTCTTCGGACTGCGCCGGCGCCTCATCCAGCGCTCCGGCGGCACCTTCGACTGCAGCCTGCGCTGGGACGCCCCGGAGAAACCCGGCAGCGACGAGAACGGCAAGGGCTGGGGCTACGGGGTTGCCCGCTACAACGGCGACCGCATCGTGTGGTACCGCGTCTTCTCGTACTCGCCCCGCCCCCGCCGCGTTCTGGAGCGCTCGGCGATCGAGGTGGCCGGGCGCCGTACCCCCGAAGGCGAGGAGGAGCTGGCGCTCCTCTCCGATGCGGTGATCCTCGCGTGTCTGCACCGCGGGACCCGTCTCGAACTGGCGATGAGCGACGACGCGCTGACCGGTTTCCTCGCGTGGCTGGAGGCAGCCCCGCCCGGTCAGCGCGTCAATGTCGCCTAG
- a CDS encoding glycoside hydrolase family 18 chitinase — translation MRFRHRATAGLAGLLLPLAGLVGLATPAQAATEATATYSKPQDWGSGFEGKWTVKNTGTTTIGSWTVEWDFPSGTSVTSAWDADVTSSGTHWTARNKSWNGTLAPGASVSFGFNGSGSGSPANCRLNGGSCDGGPGVPGDAAPSAPGTPTTSGVTNTSVKLSWSAATDDKGIKNYDVLRGGTKVATVTGTTHTDTGLTAGTDYSYTVQARDTADQTGPVSGAAAVRTTGGTNPDPGSKVNLGYFTEWGVYGRNYHVKNLVTSGSAAKITHINYAFGNVKNGQCVLDDAYAATDKAYTADQSVSGTADTWDQPLRGNFNQLRQLKAKYPHIKVLYSFGGWTYSGGFGQAAQNPAAFAKSCKAVVEDPRWADVFDGIDIDWEYPNACGLTCDTSGPAAFRNLMSALRTEFGSNYLVTAAITADGSSGGKIDAADYGGAAASLNWYNVMTYDYFGAWATTGPTAPHSPLTSYSGIPTAGFNSADAIAKLKAKGVPASKLLLGIGFYGRGWTGVTQSAPGGTATGAATGTYEAGIEDYKVLKNSCPATGTVAGTAYAHCGTNWWSYDTPATIGTKMTWARNQGLGGAFFWEFSGDTGNGELVTAISNGLK, via the coding sequence ATGCGCTTCAGGCACAGAGCCACAGCGGGTCTCGCCGGCCTTCTCCTCCCCCTCGCAGGTCTGGTCGGTCTCGCCACCCCCGCGCAGGCGGCCACCGAGGCGACCGCCACCTACTCCAAGCCCCAGGACTGGGGCTCCGGCTTCGAAGGCAAGTGGACGGTGAAGAACACCGGCACCACGACCATCGGTTCCTGGACCGTCGAGTGGGACTTCCCCTCCGGCACGTCCGTCACCTCCGCCTGGGACGCGGACGTCACCTCCTCCGGCACGCACTGGACCGCCAGGAACAAGTCGTGGAACGGCACCCTCGCACCCGGCGCCTCCGTCTCCTTCGGTTTCAACGGGAGCGGCTCAGGCTCCCCGGCGAACTGCAGGCTCAACGGCGGAAGCTGTGACGGCGGCCCCGGTGTCCCCGGTGACGCGGCACCCTCGGCCCCCGGCACCCCGACCACCTCGGGCGTCACGAACACCTCGGTGAAGCTGAGCTGGAGCGCGGCCACCGACGACAAGGGGATCAAGAACTACGACGTCCTGCGCGGCGGCACCAAGGTCGCCACCGTCACCGGTACCACCCACACGGACACCGGCCTGACCGCCGGCACCGACTACTCGTACACCGTCCAGGCCCGCGACACCGCCGACCAGACCGGCCCGGTGAGCGGCGCGGCCGCCGTCCGCACCACGGGCGGCACCAACCCGGACCCCGGCTCCAAGGTCAACCTCGGCTACTTCACCGAGTGGGGCGTCTACGGCCGCAACTACCACGTGAAGAACCTGGTGACCTCGGGCTCCGCCGCGAAGATCACGCACATCAACTACGCGTTCGGCAACGTCAAGAACGGCCAGTGCGTGCTGGACGACGCCTACGCGGCCACCGACAAGGCGTACACCGCCGACCAGTCCGTCAGCGGCACCGCCGACACCTGGGACCAGCCGCTGCGCGGCAACTTCAACCAGCTCCGCCAGCTCAAGGCCAAGTACCCGCACATCAAGGTGCTGTACTCCTTCGGCGGCTGGACCTACTCCGGCGGCTTCGGCCAGGCCGCGCAGAACCCGGCGGCCTTCGCCAAGTCCTGCAAGGCCGTCGTGGAGGACCCGCGCTGGGCCGACGTCTTCGACGGCATCGACATCGACTGGGAGTACCCGAACGCCTGCGGTCTGACCTGCGACACCTCGGGCCCGGCGGCCTTCAGGAACCTGATGTCGGCACTGCGCACCGAGTTCGGGTCGAACTACCTGGTCACCGCGGCCATCACCGCCGACGGCTCCTCCGGCGGCAAGATCGACGCGGCCGACTACGGCGGCGCCGCGGCCTCGCTCAACTGGTACAACGTGATGACGTACGACTACTTCGGCGCGTGGGCCACCACCGGCCCGACCGCCCCGCACTCCCCTCTGACCTCCTACTCCGGCATCCCGACCGCGGGCTTCAACTCCGCCGACGCGATCGCCAAGCTGAAGGCGAAGGGTGTCCCGGCCTCGAAGCTCCTGCTCGGCATCGGCTTCTACGGCCGTGGCTGGACCGGGGTCACCCAGTCCGCCCCCGGCGGCACGGCGACCGGCGCGGCCACCGGCACCTACGAGGCGGGCATCGAGGACTACAAGGTGCTCAAGAACTCGTGCCCGGCCACCGGCACCGTCGCGGGCACGGCCTACGCGCACTGCGGCACCAACTGGTGGAGCTACGACACACCCGCCACCATCGGCACGAAGATGACCTGGGCCAGGAACCAGGGTCTGGGCGGCGCGTTCTTCTGGGAGTTCAGCGGCGACACGGGCAACGGGGAGCTGGTGACCGCGATCAGCAACGGACTCAAGTAG
- a CDS encoding response regulator transcription factor, with product MIRVLVAEDQSAVRAGLVLILRSAPDIEVVGEAADGERAVALARELRPDLVLMDVQMPRLDGVSATRQVVAEGLADVLVLTTFDLDEYVFGALRAGAAGFLLKNTEAKDLIEAVRAVGRGEGLIAPAVTRRLIAEFAAKPVREPTVDPSVLDALTRREREVLSCLGEGLSNAEIAGRLDMAEATVKTHVSRLLGKLDLRSRVQAAVLAQELGV from the coding sequence ATGATCCGTGTGCTCGTCGCCGAGGACCAGTCCGCCGTACGGGCCGGGCTGGTGCTCATCCTGCGCAGCGCGCCGGACATCGAGGTGGTCGGCGAGGCGGCCGACGGGGAGCGGGCGGTGGCACTCGCGCGGGAGCTGCGGCCGGACCTGGTGCTGATGGATGTGCAGATGCCGCGTCTGGACGGGGTGTCGGCGACCCGCCAGGTGGTCGCCGAGGGCCTGGCCGATGTACTGGTGCTCACCACCTTCGACCTGGACGAGTACGTCTTCGGGGCGCTGCGGGCCGGCGCCGCCGGGTTCCTGCTGAAGAACACGGAGGCGAAGGACCTCATCGAGGCGGTACGGGCGGTGGGACGCGGCGAGGGCCTGATCGCCCCGGCCGTCACCCGGCGCCTGATCGCCGAGTTCGCCGCCAAACCCGTACGCGAACCCACGGTCGATCCGTCGGTCCTCGACGCCCTCACCCGGCGGGAACGGGAAGTCCTGTCCTGCCTCGGCGAAGGGCTGTCGAACGCGGAGATCGCCGGGCGGCTGGACATGGCCGAGGCGACGGTGAAGACGCACGTCAGCCGCCTGCTGGGGAAGCTCGACCTGCGCAGCCGGGTGCAAGCGGCGGTGCTGGCACAGGAGTTGGGGGTCTGA